The Pontibacillus halophilus JSM 076056 = DSM 19796 genome includes a window with the following:
- the purH gene encoding bifunctional phosphoribosylaminoimidazolecarboxamide formyltransferase/IMP cyclohydrolase, with product MTEKKRALISVSNKEGIIDFAQDLCRLGYEVISTGGTKHALEQAAVNVHSISAVTEFPEILEGRVKTLHPNVHAGLLAKRDDDSHMEQLGELNIGTIDLVVVNLYPFKSTVTKPGVTEEEAIENIDIGGPTMLRSAAKNFRDVLPVVDPEDYTTIISYLEQGHVPMEVRRNLAYKVFAHTASYDTYISTYMAEQLELETPPTYTRTYEQVQSLRYGENPHQKAAFYRDPLFKGVSLAKAEQLNGKELSYNNIQDANAALEIVLDFNGPTAVAVKHMNPCGVGTGDSLVEAYERAYEADPVSIFGGIVAVNEEVDAATAEKMKDIFLEIIIAPSFSQEAIDILTTKKNLRLLTVDMNQPAHNEKKVTHVAGGLLVQDVDQGTFEGVDVSVATDREPTEAEWADLKFGWKVVKHVKSNAIVVAKDSQTIGVGAGQMNRVGAAKIAFEQAGGKAHGAIMASDAFFPMPDTVEDAAESGVTAIIQPGGSKRDQDSIDACNKHGIAMVFTGMRHFKH from the coding sequence ATGACAGAGAAAAAGCGTGCACTTATTAGCGTTTCAAATAAAGAAGGAATTATCGATTTTGCCCAGGATCTATGCCGATTAGGGTATGAAGTGATTTCAACAGGTGGTACAAAGCATGCGTTAGAACAAGCTGCTGTAAACGTGCACTCCATTTCAGCGGTGACCGAGTTTCCAGAGATTCTAGAAGGACGTGTTAAAACGCTTCACCCTAACGTTCATGCAGGTCTCTTAGCGAAGCGTGACGATGATTCTCATATGGAGCAACTAGGCGAGCTAAACATCGGAACGATTGACCTTGTTGTCGTCAACTTGTATCCGTTCAAGAGCACGGTTACGAAGCCAGGCGTAACAGAGGAGGAAGCGATTGAAAACATTGATATCGGTGGGCCAACGATGCTTCGTTCCGCAGCTAAGAACTTTCGTGATGTGCTTCCAGTTGTAGACCCTGAAGATTACACTACGATTATTTCTTATCTTGAACAAGGACACGTACCCATGGAAGTACGTAGAAATCTCGCTTACAAAGTGTTCGCCCACACGGCAAGCTACGATACATACATTTCAACTTACATGGCGGAGCAACTAGAGCTTGAAACTCCTCCAACGTATACACGCACGTATGAACAAGTGCAAAGCCTTCGTTACGGTGAGAACCCACACCAAAAAGCGGCCTTCTACCGTGATCCACTCTTTAAAGGGGTGTCACTTGCGAAAGCAGAGCAGTTGAACGGGAAAGAGCTTTCCTACAACAACATTCAAGATGCGAATGCTGCTCTTGAAATTGTGCTCGACTTTAATGGACCGACGGCTGTCGCAGTGAAGCACATGAATCCTTGCGGCGTTGGGACAGGTGACTCGTTAGTTGAAGCGTACGAACGTGCCTATGAAGCAGACCCCGTTTCCATCTTTGGAGGGATTGTAGCAGTGAATGAAGAGGTCGATGCTGCTACAGCTGAGAAGATGAAGGATATCTTCTTAGAGATTATTATTGCCCCGTCCTTCTCTCAAGAGGCCATCGACATTCTTACAACGAAGAAGAATTTACGCCTCTTAACTGTGGATATGAACCAGCCGGCACATAACGAGAAGAAAGTCACACACGTTGCAGGCGGCCTGCTCGTTCAAGATGTGGACCAAGGCACCTTTGAAGGTGTGGACGTTTCTGTTGCCACAGACCGTGAGCCGACAGAAGCGGAATGGGCAGACTTGAAATTTGGCTGGAAAGTCGTGAAGCATGTGAAATCGAACGCAATTGTTGTGGCGAAAGACAGTCAAACCATTGGAGTGGGTGCCGGACAAATGAACCGTGTAGGTGCTGCGAAGATTGCTTTTGAACAAGCAGGTGGAAAAGCACATGGAGCGATTATGGCGAGTGATGCCTTCTTCCCAATGCCAGATACGGTGGAAGATGCAGCCGAATCAGGGGTAACAGCAATTATCCAACCAGGCGGGTCTAAGCGCGATCAAGATTCGATTGATGCTTGCAATAAACATGGCATTGCCATGGTGTTTACGGGTATGAGGCATTTTAAACACTAA
- the purN gene encoding phosphoribosylglycinamide formyltransferase → MSTIAVFGSGRGTNFDAIFKAVNKGEITAKIGLVVSDKPDAPIVEKATEGQIPVFVFQAKNYESKAEYEAEILASLRHFEVDWVVLAGYMRLIGETLLRAYEGRIINLHPSYLPQFKGKDAVGQALAAGVSETGVTVHYVDAGMDTGPIIEQRRVSVEVEETHASLTAKIQAIEHDLYPAVIQTLVKGE, encoded by the coding sequence ATGAGTACAATTGCGGTATTTGGATCCGGACGTGGTACGAATTTCGATGCTATCTTTAAAGCAGTGAACAAGGGTGAAATCACTGCCAAGATTGGCCTCGTCGTGAGTGATAAGCCCGATGCTCCTATTGTAGAGAAGGCAACGGAGGGTCAAATTCCCGTCTTTGTGTTTCAAGCGAAGAACTATGAGAGTAAGGCGGAATATGAAGCTGAGATTCTAGCTAGCCTTCGCCATTTTGAGGTGGATTGGGTGGTGTTGGCTGGTTATATGCGTCTCATTGGAGAGACGTTACTGCGAGCCTATGAAGGGCGGATAATCAATCTTCACCCTTCCTATTTGCCACAGTTTAAGGGTAAAGATGCGGTTGGTCAGGCGTTAGCTGCCGGAGTGTCAGAGACGGGTGTCACGGTTCACTACGTAGACGCGGGTATGGACACAGGTCCGATTATTGAACAGCGTCGTGTTTCAGTAGAAGTGGAAGAAACTCATGCCTCCTTAACAGCGAAGATTCAGGCCATTGAACATGATTTATACCCGGCTGTAATTCAAACTTTAGTAAAAGGGGAGTAA
- the purM gene encoding phosphoribosylformylglycinamidine cyclo-ligase, whose product MRDLYKEAGVDVESGYDAVERIKGHVARTTRNEVLGGIGQFGGLFDLSNLSYEQPVLVSSTDGVGTKLKIAIELNRHDTIGQDLVAMCVNDILSEGADPLFFLDYIATGTLSPERVEQIVSGIASACVEAGCALLGGETAEMPGMYRHGDYDVAGFAVGITEKHGIITGESIAAGDVLLGLPSSGFHSNGFSLVRKWVSDLGLDLHESYGRFPDGLGEALLEPTRLYGKAVTHVKQQTTIKGIAHITGGGFEENLPRMLPQGMRAQLSEGSFPIPDVYRFFMERTSTREQDLYSTFNMGIGMVLALMPDVVEDVQKSLYSIGEPSYVIGKVTSGERGVAWT is encoded by the coding sequence ATGAGAGATTTGTACAAAGAAGCCGGCGTGGATGTGGAATCAGGCTACGATGCGGTCGAACGGATAAAGGGGCATGTAGCACGGACGACAAGAAATGAAGTGCTAGGCGGGATTGGTCAGTTCGGAGGCTTATTTGACCTCTCGAATTTGTCGTACGAGCAGCCTGTTCTTGTTTCCAGTACAGACGGAGTCGGGACGAAGCTTAAAATTGCTATCGAATTGAACCGTCATGACACAATTGGTCAGGACCTTGTTGCCATGTGTGTGAACGATATTCTTTCAGAAGGGGCCGATCCCCTCTTTTTCCTTGATTATATTGCAACAGGCACACTGTCTCCTGAACGGGTGGAGCAGATTGTATCGGGTATTGCCTCTGCCTGTGTCGAAGCGGGATGTGCCCTATTGGGGGGCGAGACAGCGGAGATGCCAGGCATGTATCGGCACGGCGACTACGATGTAGCCGGTTTCGCTGTTGGAATAACGGAAAAACATGGTATTATTACAGGCGAATCGATTGCAGCGGGAGATGTTCTCTTAGGCTTGCCTTCATCCGGCTTTCATTCAAACGGCTTCTCCCTCGTACGTAAATGGGTGAGCGACCTAGGACTTGACCTACATGAATCATATGGACGCTTTCCGGATGGTCTTGGGGAAGCTTTGTTAGAACCTACACGACTTTACGGGAAAGCGGTCACGCACGTTAAGCAACAAACTACGATAAAAGGCATTGCCCATATTACGGGTGGTGGATTTGAAGAGAATTTGCCTCGTATGTTGCCACAAGGGATGAGAGCTCAGCTTAGTGAAGGGAGTTTCCCGATACCAGATGTGTATCGCTTCTTCATGGAGCGAACAAGTACGAGGGAACAGGATTTGTACAGCACCTTTAATATGGGGATTGGCATGGTACTTGCACTTATGCCAGACGTGGTTGAGGATGTGCAGAAGTCGCTTTATTCCATTGGTGAACCGAGCTATGTCATTGGCAAGGTGACTTCAGGCGAACGTGGAGTGGCGTGGACATGA